The Claveliimonas bilis genome window below encodes:
- a CDS encoding GNAT family N-acetyltransferase, producing the protein MTIREMKIEDYDQVYKLWKKIKGFGIRSIDDSREGVARFLQRNPTTSVVAEENGKIVGGILCGHDGRRGCLYHVCVDEAYRRHGIGKAMVVKAMEALKAEKINKVCLIAFTKNDIGNAFWNTIGWTEREDLNYYDFVLNDENITAFNEQ; encoded by the coding sequence ATGACGATCCGTGAAATGAAAATAGAGGATTATGATCAGGTATACAAGCTGTGGAAAAAGATCAAGGGATTCGGTATCCGCAGCATTGATGATTCCAGAGAAGGAGTTGCCCGCTTCCTTCAGAGAAACCCTACTACCAGCGTCGTAGCGGAAGAGAATGGAAAAATTGTAGGCGGAATCCTGTGCGGACATGACGGAAGAAGGGGATGCCTTTATCATGTCTGTGTGGATGAGGCATACCGGCGTCACGGAATTGGAAAGGCTATGGTAGTAAAGGCCATGGAAGCGCTGAAAGCAGAGAAGATCAATAAAGTCTGTCTGATCGCATTTACCAAAAATGATATCGGAAATGCATTTTGGAATACAATCGGCTGGACAGAGAGGGAAGATCTGAACTATTATGATTTTGTGCTAAATGATGAAAATATTACGGCTTTTAATGAGCAATAG
- the argC gene encoding N-acetyl-gamma-glutamyl-phosphate reductase produces the protein MIKVGIIGSTGYAGGELVRILTGHKDAEIVWYGSRSYIDQKYADVYRNMFQIVDAACMDDNMEALAAQADVIFTATPQGLCASLVNENILSQVKIIDLSADFRIKDVKTYEKWYGIEHKSPEFISEAVYGLCEINRNDVKKARLIANPGCYTTCSILTAYPLAKEGLIDMDTLIIDAKSGTSGAGRGAKLPNLFCEVNENIKAYGVATHRHTPEIEEQLGYASGREVVLNFTPHLVPMNRGILATEYAKLTKDVTYEEVKAVYDKYYKDAKFIRVLDKGVFPETKWVEGSNYTDINFQIDPRTGRIIMMGAIDNLVKGAAGQAVQNMNLAFGLPEDEGLNLVPMFP, from the coding sequence ATGATAAAAGTTGGAATTATCGGTTCCACCGGATATGCCGGCGGGGAGCTGGTGCGCATACTGACGGGACACAAGGATGCGGAAATTGTATGGTACGGCTCCAGAAGTTATATAGATCAGAAATATGCAGATGTTTACCGGAACATGTTTCAGATTGTAGATGCAGCCTGTATGGATGACAATATGGAGGCGCTGGCCGCACAGGCGGATGTGATCTTTACGGCAACTCCACAGGGGCTGTGCGCTTCACTGGTGAATGAGAACATCCTGTCACAGGTCAAAATCATTGACCTTAGCGCGGATTTTCGTATAAAAGATGTAAAAACTTACGAAAAATGGTACGGAATTGAGCATAAAAGTCCGGAATTTATTTCAGAGGCAGTTTATGGTCTCTGTGAGATTAACCGAAATGATGTGAAAAAGGCAAGACTGATCGCAAATCCGGGATGCTATACAACCTGTTCCATTCTGACAGCCTACCCGCTGGCAAAAGAGGGGCTGATTGATATGGATACACTGATTATCGATGCAAAGTCCGGGACCTCAGGGGCAGGACGAGGAGCGAAGCTTCCAAATCTTTTCTGTGAGGTCAATGAAAATATAAAGGCGTACGGTGTGGCAACCCACAGACATACGCCGGAGATCGAGGAACAGCTTGGATATGCTTCCGGCAGGGAAGTTGTCCTGAATTTTACCCCTCATCTTGTGCCCATGAACCGGGGCATTCTTGCGACAGAATATGCGAAGCTTACAAAAGATGTAACCTATGAAGAAGTAAAAGCAGTATATGATAAATATTATAAGGATGCGAAATTTATCCGTGTGCTTGACAAAGGCGTTTTCCCGGAGACAAAATGGGTAGAGGGAAGCAATTACACGGACATTAATTTCCAAATCGATCCGCGCACAGGCAGAATCATTATGATGGGCGCTATCGACAATCTGGTGAAAGGAGCGGCCGGACAGGCAGTACAGAATATGAACCTTGCCTTTGGATTGCCGGAGGATGAAGGGTTAAATCTTGTACCGATGTTCCCGTAG
- a CDS encoding argininosuccinate synthase, with amino-acid sequence MKEKVVLAYSGGLDTTAIIPWLKETFDYEVICCCVDCGQGEELDGLNERAKLSGASKLYIEDIVDDFCDNYVVPCVQAHAVYENKYLIGTSMARPAIAKRLVDIARKEGAVAICHGATGKGNDQIRFELSIRALAPDIKIIAPWRMTDVWTMNSREDEIEYCRKHGIELPFDAKHSYSRDRNLWHISHEGLELEDPANEPNYDDLLVLSVTPEKAPDEGEYVTMTFEKGVPKSINGVEMKVSDIIRKLNELGGKHGIGIIDIVENRVVGMKSRGVYETPGGTILYEAHQQLEELVLDRATYEVKKEMGDKLAQVVYEGKWFTPLREAIQAFIESTQEYVTGEVKFKLYKGNIIKAGTTSPYSLYSESLASFTTGDLYDHHDADGFINLFGLPLKVRAMKMQEVKKETK; translated from the coding sequence ATGAAAGAAAAAGTTGTACTTGCTTATTCAGGCGGTCTTGACACTACCGCAATCATTCCCTGGTTAAAGGAAACTTTTGATTACGAGGTCATCTGCTGCTGTGTAGACTGCGGACAGGGCGAAGAACTGGACGGACTCAATGAACGTGCAAAATTATCCGGCGCTTCCAAATTATATATCGAGGATATTGTAGATGACTTCTGCGACAATTACGTTGTTCCATGTGTACAGGCACACGCAGTATATGAGAACAAATACCTGATCGGAACATCCATGGCCCGCCCTGCCATTGCAAAACGTCTTGTAGACATTGCAAGAAAAGAAGGCGCTGTTGCCATTTGCCACGGCGCAACCGGAAAAGGGAACGACCAGATCCGCTTCGAGCTCAGTATCCGGGCTCTGGCTCCGGACATTAAGATCATTGCTCCATGGCGTATGACAGATGTATGGACCATGAACTCCCGTGAAGACGAGATTGAATACTGCAGAAAACATGGTATCGAGCTTCCTTTTGACGCAAAACACAGCTACAGCCGCGACCGTAACCTGTGGCACATCAGCCACGAAGGACTGGAGCTGGAAGATCCGGCAAACGAGCCAAATTATGATGATCTTCTGGTGCTTAGCGTTACCCCGGAAAAGGCTCCTGATGAAGGAGAATATGTAACTATGACATTTGAGAAAGGTGTACCAAAGAGTATCAACGGAGTGGAGATGAAAGTTTCCGACATCATCCGCAAGTTAAATGAACTGGGCGGAAAACACGGAATCGGTATCATCGACATTGTTGAAAACCGCGTTGTCGGCATGAAATCCCGCGGCGTATATGAAACTCCCGGCGGAACCATTCTCTACGAAGCACATCAGCAGTTAGAAGAACTTGTACTGGACCGCGCTACTTATGAAGTAAAGAAAGAAATGGGTGATAAACTTGCCCAGGTTGTATATGAAGGAAAATGGTTTACTCCTCTGCGGGAAGCCATTCAGGCATTTATCGAAAGCACGCAGGAGTATGTAACAGGCGAAGTTAAATTTAAACTGTACAAAGGCAATATCATCAAAGCCGGCACAACTTCTCCATACTCTCTTTACAGTGAATCCCTGGCAAGCTTCACAACCGGCGATCTCTACGATCACCATGATGCCGACGGATTCATCAATCTGTTCGGACTGCCGCTAAAGGTGCGCGCTATGAAAATGCAGGAAGTAAAAAAAGAGACGAAATAG
- a CDS encoding putative ABC transporter permease, with protein sequence MIYSGYEILWLFFVYSFLGWIAETAAFGADLSQCGAGAKRDGVNRSFTHGKMQFGT encoded by the coding sequence ATGATTTACTCAGGATATGAAATACTTTGGCTGTTCTTTGTTTACAGCTTTTTAGGGTGGATAGCAGAGACGGCGGCATTTGGAGCAGATTTATCCCAATGCGGCGCAGGCGCAAAAAGGGACGGGGTAAATCGCAGTTTTACCCATGGTAAAATGCAATTTGGGACGTAA